One Sinorhizobium mexicanum genomic region harbors:
- a CDS encoding alpha-glucosidase, protein MAIASSSAADWWRGAVIYQVYPRSFQDTNGDGIGDLRGVTGRLPHIASLGVDAIWLSPFFRSPQADMGYDVSDYCDVDPMFGTLADFDAMLAEAHRLGLKVIIDQVISHSSDRHPWFVESRSSRTNAKADWYVWADPKPDGTAPNNWLSIFGGPAWEWDGVRRQYYMHNFLSSQPDLNFHNPEVQEAVLSTVRFWLDRGVDGFRLDTANYYFHDRHLRDNPPLVPDPDATSHDAPDVNPYGMQNHLYDKTQPENVGFLRRLRAMLDEYSARATVGEVGDGARSLSTVAAYTGGRDKLHMCYTFDFLGPEFTAGHIRRCVEKFRAVVADGWVCWAFSNHDVIRHVSRFARNGAERERVAKLAISLLAALRGSICLYQGEELGLPEADLAFEELRDPYGIRFWPAFKGRDGCRTPMVWEQELPHAGFSLGTPWLPVRDEQRLLAVDAQEGVPGSVLEHYRQTLDFRRTHVPLLDGDMTFLNFNQDILAFTREKDGERLLFVFNLTRESQSVHPLEGVSEVLPMPGFAATFDNGEIRLDALDAFCGRIACRSAESA, encoded by the coding sequence ATGGCGATAGCATCGAGTTCAGCGGCCGACTGGTGGCGCGGCGCAGTGATCTATCAGGTCTACCCGCGCTCCTTTCAGGATACCAACGGCGATGGCATCGGAGACCTTCGCGGCGTCACCGGGCGGCTTCCCCATATCGCCTCGCTCGGTGTCGATGCGATCTGGCTGTCGCCCTTCTTCCGGTCACCGCAGGCCGACATGGGCTATGACGTCTCCGACTATTGCGACGTCGACCCGATGTTCGGCACCCTTGCCGATTTCGACGCCATGCTCGCAGAGGCGCATCGCCTCGGCCTGAAGGTGATCATTGACCAGGTGATTTCGCACAGCTCGGATCGCCATCCGTGGTTCGTCGAGAGCCGATCCAGCAGGACCAATGCCAAGGCCGACTGGTATGTCTGGGCGGATCCGAAACCCGACGGCACGGCGCCGAACAACTGGCTTTCGATCTTCGGAGGTCCTGCCTGGGAATGGGACGGCGTGCGCAGGCAATACTACATGCACAATTTCCTGTCGTCGCAGCCGGACCTCAACTTCCACAATCCGGAGGTCCAGGAGGCCGTGCTCTCGACCGTCCGCTTCTGGCTCGATCGCGGCGTCGACGGCTTCCGGCTCGATACCGCCAACTACTATTTCCACGACCGGCACCTCAGGGACAATCCGCCGCTCGTTCCAGATCCGGATGCGACGAGCCACGATGCGCCGGATGTCAATCCCTATGGCATGCAGAATCATCTCTACGACAAGACACAACCGGAGAACGTCGGCTTCCTGCGCAGATTGCGGGCCATGCTCGATGAATACAGCGCTCGCGCAACTGTCGGCGAAGTGGGCGACGGCGCCCGTTCGCTGAGCACGGTCGCCGCCTACACGGGCGGCCGCGACAAGCTGCACATGTGCTACACCTTCGATTTTCTCGGCCCCGAATTCACGGCGGGGCATATCCGCCGCTGCGTGGAAAAGTTTCGGGCGGTGGTCGCTGACGGCTGGGTTTGCTGGGCCTTTTCCAATCACGATGTGATCCGCCATGTCAGCCGGTTCGCGCGCAATGGAGCCGAGCGCGAGCGAGTGGCGAAGCTCGCGATCTCCCTGCTTGCCGCGTTGCGCGGGTCGATCTGCCTTTACCAGGGCGAGGAACTGGGATTGCCGGAGGCGGATCTCGCATTCGAGGAACTGCGCGACCCCTACGGCATCCGCTTCTGGCCAGCCTTCAAGGGCCGCGACGGATGCCGCACGCCGATGGTATGGGAACAGGAATTGCCCCATGCGGGCTTCTCCCTCGGGACGCCCTGGCTGCCGGTCCGCGACGAACAGCGGTTGCTAGCGGTCGATGCGCAGGAGGGCGTTCCGGGCTCGGTGCTGGAGCATTACCGCCAGACTCTCGATTTTCGCCGGACACATGTGCCGCTGCTCGACGGCGACATGACGTTTCTCAACTTCAACCAGGACATCCTGGCTTTCACGAGAGAGAAGGATGGCGAGCGATTGCTGTTCGTTTTCAATCTCACTCGGGAGTCGCAAAGCGTTCATCCACTGGAAGGGGTCAGCGAGGTGTTGCCGATGCCGGGATTTGCCGCGACCTTCGACAACGGTGAAATCCGGTTGGACGCACTGGATGCATTCTGCGGTCGGATTGCCTGCCGGTCTGCCGAGTCGGCGTAG
- a CDS encoding aspartate aminotransferase family protein codes for MSNRLNTTPNDLRAFWMPFTANRQFKKEPRLFVGAKDMYYTTHDGRTVLDGTAGLWCVNAGHCRPKITEAIREQAGELDYAPAFQLGHPKAFELANRLVDIAPEGMNHVLYTNSGSESVDTALKVALAYHRAKGNGSRFRLIGRERGYHGVNFGGISVGGIVANRKMFGTLLTGVDHLPHTHLPAKNAFTRGEPEHGADLAAELERIVTLHDASTVAAVIVEPVAGSTGVLIPPKGYLQKLREICTKHGILLIFDEVITGFGRLGTPFAAQYFDVKPDIITTAKGITNGVIPMGAVFVTSEIHDAFMTGPEHLIEFFHGYTYSGNPIASAAALGTLDTYKEEGLLTRAAELASYWEEALHSLKDCPHVIDIRNIGLIGAIELEPIAGEPTKRAFSAFLKAYEKGLLIRTTGDIIALSPPLIIQKQQIDELFDKLRDVLKNNI; via the coding sequence ATGTCGAACCGATTGAATACAACGCCTAACGATCTGCGCGCCTTCTGGATGCCGTTCACGGCCAACCGGCAATTCAAGAAGGAGCCGCGCCTCTTCGTCGGCGCCAAGGACATGTACTACACGACCCACGACGGCCGCACCGTGCTGGACGGCACGGCTGGCCTCTGGTGCGTCAATGCCGGTCACTGTCGGCCGAAGATCACCGAAGCGATCCGCGAGCAGGCTGGCGAACTCGACTACGCTCCGGCTTTCCAGCTTGGCCATCCGAAAGCCTTCGAACTGGCGAACCGGCTGGTGGACATCGCGCCTGAAGGCATGAACCATGTTCTCTACACGAACTCGGGTTCGGAATCGGTCGACACGGCGCTGAAGGTCGCGCTCGCCTATCATCGCGCCAAGGGCAATGGCTCGCGCTTCCGGCTGATCGGCCGCGAGCGCGGCTACCACGGCGTCAACTTCGGCGGCATCTCGGTCGGCGGCATCGTCGCCAACCGCAAGATGTTCGGCACGCTGCTGACCGGCGTCGATCACCTGCCGCATACCCATCTTCCGGCAAAGAATGCTTTCACCCGCGGCGAACCCGAGCATGGCGCCGATCTTGCAGCCGAACTGGAACGGATCGTCACCCTGCATGATGCCTCCACGGTCGCCGCCGTCATCGTCGAGCCCGTTGCCGGCTCCACCGGCGTGCTCATCCCGCCGAAAGGCTATCTCCAGAAACTGCGCGAGATATGCACCAAGCACGGCATCCTCCTGATCTTCGACGAGGTCATCACCGGTTTTGGCCGCCTCGGCACGCCCTTTGCTGCGCAGTATTTCGACGTGAAGCCAGACATCATCACGACCGCGAAAGGCATCACCAACGGCGTGATCCCGATGGGCGCCGTCTTCGTGACGTCCGAGATCCACGACGCCTTCATGACTGGGCCGGAACATCTCATCGAGTTCTTCCACGGCTACACCTATTCCGGCAACCCGATCGCATCCGCCGCGGCGCTTGGCACGCTCGATACCTACAAGGAGGAAGGCCTGCTCACGCGCGCCGCCGAGCTTGCGTCCTACTGGGAAGAAGCGCTGCATTCGCTCAAGGACTGCCCGCATGTCATCGACATCCGCAACATCGGACTGATCGGTGCGATCGAACTGGAACCGATCGCCGGAGAGCCAACGAAGCGGGCGTTCTCCGCCTTCCTGAAGGCCTATGAGAAGGGGCTGCTCATCCGTACGACCGGCGACATCATCGCGTTGTCGCCGCCGCTGATCATCCAGAAACAGCAGATCGACGAATTGTTCGACAAGCTGCGAGACGTGCTGAAGAACAACATCTGA
- a CDS encoding NnrU family protein has product MALLILGIVIFLGIHLVRSFAPGVRKVVIERKGVGTWYAIHGISAAVGLALIAVGFGQARATTGILYTPPVFLSHIALTLMLIACICLAAAFLPAGKIRVATKHPAILAIKIWALAHLLANGETSSVLLFGSFLAWGVMLRISMKNRWRAGEISYPTVVSYRYDVGAILLGAALFVAIVWKLHELVIGVAPIAIG; this is encoded by the coding sequence ATGGCGCTTCTCATTCTGGGCATTGTGATCTTCTTGGGCATCCATCTCGTTCGAAGCTTCGCACCGGGCGTGCGCAAGGTGGTGATCGAGCGAAAGGGCGTCGGAACCTGGTATGCGATCCACGGCATCTCCGCGGCAGTTGGCCTCGCACTTATCGCCGTCGGTTTCGGCCAGGCGCGCGCGACCACCGGCATCCTCTATACGCCGCCGGTCTTTCTCTCCCATATCGCCTTGACCCTGATGCTGATCGCCTGCATCTGTCTCGCCGCCGCCTTCCTGCCGGCCGGCAAGATCCGTGTCGCAACGAAGCATCCGGCGATCCTCGCCATCAAGATCTGGGCGCTTGCCCATCTGCTTGCCAACGGCGAGACCTCGTCCGTCCTGCTCTTCGGCTCCTTCCTGGCGTGGGGCGTCATGCTCCGCATTTCCATGAAGAACCGCTGGCGAGCCGGCGAGATCAGCTATCCGACCGTTGTTTCCTATCGTTACGATGTCGGCGCAATCCTCCTCGGGGCTGCGCTCTTCGTTGCGATTGTCTGGAAATTGCACGAACTGGTGATCGGGGTAGCACCTATCGCCATCGGCTAA
- the sbmA gene encoding peptide antibiotic transporter SbmA has translation MFQSFFPKPKQFFISVIAWSLLAIAFWYGWGESLGAAFGLPPLAVDAPPIVGISAFWSPAFLWFYIYFGVVVGLFTAFWYVYSPHRWQTWSILGSSLILFVTYFQVQVSVAINNWYGPFWDLVQAAVSKSAVVTAEQFYGEIGTFLAIAMVAVAVAVMTRFFVSHYIFRWRTAMNEYYMENWGKLRHIEGASQRVQEDTMRFSTTVEGLGVSLIDSVMTLIAFTPVLIRLSANVTELPIVGIIPYPLVTAAVLWSLFGTLFLALVGIKLPGLEFRNQRVEAAYRKELVYGEDHADRAQPPTVADLFDNVRRNYFRLYFHYLYFNIARIFYLQINNIFSLLILAPSIIAGRISLGALNQISGAFGQVTSSFQYLVNSWPTIVELLSIYKRLRAFESILDEAPLPEIDQQFIKAGGKEELAL, from the coding sequence TTGTTCCAATCCTTTTTCCCCAAGCCGAAGCAATTCTTCATTTCCGTCATCGCCTGGTCGCTGTTAGCCATTGCCTTCTGGTACGGCTGGGGCGAAAGCCTGGGCGCCGCATTCGGCCTTCCTCCGTTGGCGGTTGATGCCCCTCCGATCGTCGGCATTTCCGCGTTCTGGTCGCCGGCTTTCCTGTGGTTTTACATCTACTTTGGCGTCGTCGTCGGGCTTTTCACGGCTTTCTGGTACGTTTATTCGCCGCATCGCTGGCAGACCTGGTCGATCCTGGGCTCGTCTCTGATCCTTTTCGTTACCTATTTCCAGGTTCAGGTCAGTGTCGCAATCAACAACTGGTACGGCCCGTTCTGGGACCTGGTGCAGGCAGCGGTTTCCAAGTCGGCTGTGGTGACGGCCGAGCAGTTCTACGGGGAGATCGGCACGTTCCTGGCGATTGCGATGGTCGCTGTCGCCGTTGCCGTCATGACGCGCTTCTTCGTCAGCCACTACATCTTCCGTTGGCGCACGGCGATGAACGAATATTACATGGAGAACTGGGGCAAGCTTCGCCACATCGAAGGTGCTTCGCAGCGCGTTCAGGAAGACACGATGCGTTTCTCGACCACCGTCGAGGGGCTTGGCGTCAGCCTGATCGATAGCGTCATGACCCTGATCGCCTTCACGCCGGTGCTGATCCGACTATCCGCCAACGTCACCGAGCTTCCGATCGTGGGCATCATTCCCTATCCGCTGGTAACGGCCGCAGTACTTTGGTCACTGTTCGGCACCCTGTTCCTGGCGCTTGTCGGCATCAAGCTGCCGGGGCTGGAATTCCGCAATCAGCGGGTGGAAGCCGCTTACCGCAAGGAGCTGGTCTATGGCGAGGACCACGCCGACCGCGCCCAGCCGCCAACGGTCGCCGATCTGTTCGACAATGTCCGCCGGAACTATTTCCGGCTTTACTTCCACTATCTCTATTTCAATATCGCCCGCATCTTCTATCTGCAGATCAACAACATCTTCTCGCTGCTGATCCTGGCTCCGTCGATCATCGCCGGGCGAATTTCGCTCGGTGCGCTGAACCAGATTTCCGGTGCTTTCGGCCAGGTGACGTCCTCGTTCCAGTATCTCGTCAACTCCTGGCCGACGATCGTCGAGTTGCTCTCGATCTACAAGCGCCTGCGCGCCTTCGAGTCCATCCTCGACGAGGCGCCGCTGCCAGAAATCGACCAGCAGTTCATCAAGGCTGGCGGCAAGGAAGAGCTTGCGCTTTAA
- a CDS encoding tetratricopeptide repeat protein, producing MANQDDSFIREVNEELRSDQMKAIWMRFGGLIVALAALIVLGTVGKVGYDYWQETSSSQSGDAFLAALNLARENKSDEALAALTALEKDGYGSYPVLARLRSATLQAQKGETDAAITAFSEIGKDTRIPPALRDAARLRAAYLLIDHGTYDQVSSEVEQLAVPQNTMRHSAREALGLSAYKAGDFAKAKSWFQQITDDTESPRGVMGRAQMMLDVIAASGKA from the coding sequence ATGGCGAACCAAGACGACAGCTTTATCCGCGAGGTCAATGAAGAACTCCGTTCGGACCAGATGAAAGCCATCTGGATGCGCTTCGGCGGGCTGATCGTCGCGCTCGCCGCCTTGATCGTGCTCGGCACCGTCGGCAAGGTCGGTTACGACTATTGGCAGGAAACCTCCTCCTCGCAATCGGGCGACGCCTTCCTTGCGGCGCTCAACCTTGCCCGGGAAAACAAGTCGGACGAGGCGCTTGCGGCGCTGACGGCTTTGGAAAAGGACGGCTACGGCTCCTATCCGGTGCTGGCCCGGCTGCGGTCTGCTACCCTGCAGGCGCAGAAGGGCGAGACCGACGCGGCGATCACTGCCTTCTCCGAAATCGGCAAGGATACGCGCATTCCGCCGGCGCTCCGCGATGCCGCGCGCCTGCGCGCCGCCTATCTGCTCATCGACCACGGGACCTATGATCAGGTGTCGTCGGAGGTCGAACAACTGGCCGTTCCGCAAAACACGATGCGCCATTCCGCCCGGGAAGCGCTTGGTCTTTCGGCCTACAAAGCGGGCGACTTCGCCAAGGCAAAAAGCTGGTTCCAGCAGATCACCGATGACACCGAGAGCCCGCGCGGGGTTATGGGCCGTGCGCAGATGATGCTTGACGTGATCGCGGCGAGTGGAAAAGCCTGA
- the der gene encoding ribosome biogenesis GTPase Der: protein MSFTVAIVGRPNVGKSTLFNRLVGKKLALVDDTPGVTRDRRPGDAKLVDLKFRIIDTAGLEQSAPDSLQGRMWAQTEAAIDEADLSLFVIDAKAGLTPADETLAEMLRRHGKPVIVVANKAEARGSDGGFYDAFTLGLGDPCPISAEHGEGMLDLRDAIVAALGQERAFPPKEDVAVTDVDIRPSAPGEGPEDEDVEPAYDETKPLRVAIVGRPNAGKSTLINRFLGEDRLLTGPEAGITRDSISVEWQWRSRTIKMFDTAGMRRKAKVQEKLEKLSVADALRAIRFAETVVVVFDATIPFEKQDLQIVDLVLREGRAAVLAFNKWDLVEDWQAVLADLREKTERLLPQARGIRAVPISGHTGYGLDRLMQAIIDTDKVWNRRISTARLNRWLESQQVQHPPPAVSGRRLKLKYMTQVKARPPGFMISCTRPEALPESYTRYLINGLRNDFDLPGVPIRVHFRASDNPYESKARKKR from the coding sequence ATGAGCTTTACCGTCGCCATCGTCGGGCGCCCCAATGTCGGCAAGTCCACCTTGTTCAACCGCCTGGTTGGCAAGAAGCTGGCGCTTGTCGACGATACGCCGGGGGTGACCCGCGACCGGCGCCCGGGAGACGCAAAGCTCGTCGACCTGAAGTTCCGCATCATCGATACCGCCGGCCTCGAGCAATCGGCGCCAGATAGCCTGCAGGGGCGGATGTGGGCGCAGACCGAGGCGGCGATCGACGAGGCCGATCTTTCGCTGTTCGTGATCGATGCCAAGGCGGGATTGACCCCGGCGGATGAGACGCTCGCCGAAATGCTGCGCCGTCACGGCAAGCCCGTCATCGTCGTCGCCAACAAGGCCGAGGCGCGCGGTTCCGATGGCGGCTTTTACGACGCCTTCACGCTCGGCCTCGGCGATCCTTGCCCGATCTCGGCCGAACACGGCGAGGGCATGCTCGACCTGCGCGACGCAATTGTGGCCGCGCTCGGCCAAGAGAGGGCCTTTCCGCCGAAGGAAGACGTGGCGGTGACCGATGTCGACATCCGCCCGAGCGCTCCGGGCGAGGGGCCTGAGGATGAGGATGTCGAGCCCGCCTATGACGAGACGAAGCCGCTGCGCGTGGCGATCGTCGGCCGGCCGAATGCCGGGAAGTCGACACTGATCAATCGTTTCCTCGGCGAAGACCGGTTGTTGACCGGACCCGAGGCCGGGATCACCCGCGATTCGATCTCCGTCGAATGGCAATGGCGGAGCCGCACGATCAAGATGTTCGATACGGCCGGCATGCGCCGCAAGGCCAAGGTCCAGGAAAAGCTCGAGAAGCTCTCGGTCGCCGATGCGTTGAGGGCGATCCGCTTTGCTGAGACTGTGGTCGTCGTCTTCGATGCGACGATTCCCTTCGAGAAGCAGGATCTCCAGATCGTCGATCTGGTCCTGCGCGAGGGACGCGCGGCGGTGCTCGCCTTCAACAAATGGGATCTTGTCGAGGATTGGCAGGCAGTGCTGGCCGATCTTCGCGAAAAGACCGAGCGCCTCCTGCCGCAGGCGCGCGGTATCCGTGCCGTGCCGATTTCCGGCCATACGGGCTATGGCCTCGACCGGCTGATGCAGGCGATCATCGACACCGACAAGGTGTGGAACCGGCGCATCTCGACGGCGCGGCTCAACCGCTGGCTCGAATCGCAGCAGGTGCAACATCCGCCGCCGGCCGTTTCCGGGCGCCGCCTCAAGCTCAAATACATGACGCAGGTAAAGGCCCGTCCGCCGGGCTTCATGATCTCCTGCACGCGTCCCGAGGCCCTGCCGGAATCCTATACCCGCTATCTGATCAACGGGCTTCGCAACGACTTCGACCTGCCGGGTGTACCAATCCGGGTGCATTTCCGCGCGTCGGACAATCCGTACGAATCGAAGGCGCGCAAGAAGCGCTGA
- the ade gene encoding adenine deaminase, with amino-acid sequence MSEMLERIIDQGVGRVPADIVLKGGRFFDLVTGELIASDIAICGDRIVGTYGDYQGREEIDITGRIAVPGFIDTHLHIESSLVTPHEFDRCVLPLGITTAICDPHEIANVLGTEGIQFFLDSAMETIMDIRVQLSSCVPATHLETAGADLPIERLLPFRHHPKVIGLAEFMNFPGVVHKDPICLAKLDAFQGGHIDGHAPLLSGKELNGYLATGIRTDHECTTAAEALEKIRKGMHILVREGSVSKDLHALMPIITERLSPYLALCTDDRNPLDIAEQGHLDHMIRTAIAAGVEPLAIYRAASISAARAFGLRDRGLVAPGWRADLVVIDSLDNCKAEIVFAAGRRVTDALFATRKPVEPVGLDSVKAGAVKAADFAVPYTEGQTSVIGVLPGKIITEHRRFHLPAEGNQTGIDLGQDIIKVAVIERHGVNGNHANGFVQGFGLKKGAIASTVGHDSHNICVVGVNEEDMALAANRLGEIKGGFVVVDDGKVTGEIALPVAGLMSLEPYERVRDILHHLRQAAFALGATLEEPFLQLAFLPLPVIPHLKISDRGLVDVDKFTLIG; translated from the coding sequence GTGTCCGAGATGTTGGAACGTATTATCGATCAGGGCGTGGGCCGTGTCCCGGCAGACATCGTGCTCAAGGGCGGCCGTTTCTTCGATCTGGTGACGGGCGAACTCATTGCTTCAGACATCGCCATTTGCGGCGACCGCATCGTCGGCACCTACGGCGACTATCAGGGACGCGAGGAGATCGACATCACCGGCCGCATCGCCGTTCCGGGCTTCATCGACACGCATCTGCACATCGAATCCTCGCTCGTCACGCCGCACGAATTCGACCGCTGCGTCTTACCGCTCGGCATCACGACGGCGATCTGCGATCCGCACGAGATCGCCAACGTCCTTGGCACCGAGGGCATCCAGTTCTTCCTCGATTCGGCGATGGAAACGATCATGGACATCCGCGTCCAGTTGTCGTCCTGCGTGCCGGCAACACATCTTGAGACGGCCGGCGCCGACCTGCCGATAGAGCGCCTCCTGCCCTTCCGCCACCACCCGAAGGTGATCGGGCTCGCCGAGTTCATGAATTTTCCCGGCGTCGTCCACAAGGACCCCATTTGCCTCGCCAAGCTCGATGCATTCCAGGGCGGTCACATCGACGGTCATGCGCCGCTTCTCTCCGGCAAGGAACTGAACGGCTATCTTGCCACCGGCATCCGCACCGATCACGAATGCACGACTGCGGCCGAGGCGCTCGAAAAAATCCGCAAGGGCATGCACATCCTCGTCCGCGAGGGTTCCGTCTCAAAGGACTTGCATGCCCTCATGCCGATCATCACCGAGCGGCTGTCTCCCTACCTTGCACTCTGCACCGACGACCGCAATCCGCTCGACATCGCCGAACAGGGCCACCTTGATCACATGATCCGCACCGCGATCGCGGCCGGCGTCGAGCCTCTGGCGATCTATCGCGCTGCCTCGATTTCCGCCGCCCGCGCCTTCGGCCTCAGGGACCGCGGCCTTGTCGCGCCCGGCTGGCGCGCCGACCTCGTCGTCATCGACAGCTTGGACAACTGCAAGGCCGAGATCGTGTTTGCCGCGGGGAGACGGGTAACCGATGCCCTCTTCGCGACGCGCAAGCCGGTCGAGCCTGTCGGGCTCGACAGCGTCAAGGCTGGCGCGGTCAAGGCCGCCGATTTCGCGGTCCCCTATACAGAGGGCCAAACCTCGGTGATCGGCGTCCTGCCGGGCAAGATCATCACGGAACATCGGCGCTTCCACCTGCCCGCTGAAGGAAACCAAACTGGAATCGACCTTGGCCAAGACATCATCAAGGTGGCCGTCATCGAGCGCCACGGCGTCAATGGTAATCACGCCAACGGCTTCGTCCAGGGCTTCGGCCTGAAGAAAGGCGCGATCGCCTCGACCGTCGGCCACGACAGCCACAATATCTGTGTCGTCGGCGTCAACGAGGAGGACATGGCGCTCGCCGCCAACCGGCTCGGCGAGATCAAGGGCGGTTTCGTCGTCGTCGACGACGGCAAGGTGACCGGTGAGATCGCCCTCCCCGTCGCCGGCCTGATGAGCCTCGAACCCTATGAGCGCGTGCGCGACATTCTCCATCACCTCCGGCAAGCCGCCTTCGCCCTCGGCGCCACCCTGGAGGAGCCCTTCCTGCAACTCGCCTTCCTGCCGCTGCCGGTGATTCCGCACCTGAAGATCTCGGATCGCGGCCTGGTTGACGTGGACAAGTTCACGCTGATCGGGTGA
- a CDS encoding sugar kinase, with product MAGTLLSIGECMVELMQAEGGMLRKGYAGDTFNTAYYARLFLPSDWSVDYFTAVGTDTVSAEMLAFIESKNIGTAHICRNEDRIPGLYMIHLKDGERSFSYWRSASAAKLLADDPDRLRAAIETADLVFFSGITLAILSSNAVETLRSELRRARASGKRVVFDPNIRPRLWEHLAQMRAVLEAGARAANMVLPSFDDEATHFGDGTVSATIDRYRALGVEDIAVKDGANGVTVDLAGKERVHVPALPVPVVIDTTSAGDSFNGAFLARLAAGDSHADAAAFAVRVAAAVISRHGALIARDKLPATVL from the coding sequence ATGGCCGGCACACTGCTTTCGATCGGCGAGTGCATGGTCGAACTGATGCAGGCGGAAGGGGGCATGCTGCGCAAGGGCTATGCCGGCGACACGTTCAACACCGCCTACTATGCCCGCCTGTTCCTGCCGTCGGACTGGAGCGTCGACTATTTCACGGCCGTCGGCACCGATACCGTCTCGGCTGAAATGCTGGCCTTTATCGAAAGCAAGAACATAGGCACTGCCCATATCTGCAGGAACGAGGACCGGATCCCTGGTCTCTACATGATCCACCTGAAGGACGGCGAACGCAGTTTCTCCTATTGGCGCTCCGCCTCGGCCGCCAAATTGCTCGCCGACGATCCCGATCGGCTACGGGCGGCGATCGAGACGGCGGACCTTGTCTTCTTCTCCGGGATCACGCTTGCAATCCTGTCGTCCAACGCTGTCGAGACTTTGCGGTCGGAGTTGCGTCGTGCGCGAGCAAGCGGAAAACGGGTCGTCTTCGATCCGAATATCCGTCCGCGTCTCTGGGAACACCTGGCGCAGATGCGCGCGGTGCTGGAAGCCGGTGCGCGGGCGGCCAACATGGTTCTGCCAAGCTTCGACGACGAAGCGACCCATTTCGGCGACGGTACGGTTTCGGCGACGATCGATCGCTATCGGGCACTCGGTGTCGAAGATATCGCAGTCAAGGATGGCGCCAACGGCGTAACCGTGGACCTCGCCGGCAAGGAACGCGTTCATGTTCCTGCGCTGCCGGTGCCGGTCGTGATCGATACGACCAGTGCCGGCGACAGCTTCAATGGGGCGTTCCTTGCCCGTCTTGCAGCGGGTGACAGCCACGCCGACGCGGCGGCATTCGCCGTTCGCGTCGCGGCTGCCGTAATCAGTCGTCACGGAGCATTGATCGCGCGGGACAAGTTGCCGGCAACGGTCCTCTGA
- a CDS encoding polysaccharide deacetylase family protein, whose translation MTRQILALSLCLFPALAIAEPLPAPQATANKQLVIVSFDGAHDNALWDKSLAMAKRTGAHFTYFLSCTFLMTKADGKQIYKAPGQKTGRSNVGFAQSREEIATRAGHIWQAHIDGHDIASHACGHFDGKGWSDADWQREFTAFREALTSAWKKADKAGAEPQGWAEFARNDIKGFRAPYLSLSDGLVPALKAFRFTYDASLVTKGPGWPSSQDGLPRFGLPLIPEGPSHRPVIGMDYNLFVRHSMGVENKKNSAAFEERTLAAYREAFGKEYDGGRVPLQLGFHFVEMNGGAYWRALDRFLTETCSRPDVACVSYAEALPLIESAKKKADRSAF comes from the coding sequence ATGACGCGCCAGATCCTTGCTCTCTCCCTTTGCCTTTTTCCCGCCCTCGCTATTGCCGAGCCGCTGCCGGCACCCCAAGCCACAGCGAACAAACAACTCGTCATCGTTTCCTTCGACGGTGCGCATGACAACGCGCTGTGGGACAAGAGCCTCGCCATGGCAAAGCGCACCGGCGCCCACTTCACCTATTTCCTGTCCTGCACCTTCCTGATGACGAAAGCGGACGGCAAGCAGATCTACAAGGCGCCGGGCCAAAAGACCGGGCGCTCGAACGTCGGCTTCGCGCAAAGCCGTGAGGAGATCGCGACGCGGGCCGGCCATATCTGGCAGGCCCATATCGATGGGCACGATATCGCCAGCCATGCCTGCGGCCATTTCGACGGCAAGGGTTGGAGCGATGCCGATTGGCAGCGGGAATTCACCGCGTTCCGCGAGGCGTTGACTTCCGCCTGGAAGAAGGCCGACAAGGCAGGGGCCGAGCCGCAAGGCTGGGCGGAGTTTGCGAGGAACGATATCAAGGGTTTTCGCGCGCCCTACCTTTCCTTGAGCGACGGCCTGGTGCCGGCGTTGAAGGCGTTTCGCTTCACCTATGACGCAAGCCTCGTGACCAAAGGCCCCGGATGGCCGTCGTCACAGGACGGCTTGCCCCGTTTCGGCTTGCCCCTCATTCCCGAAGGCCCGTCGCACCGTCCGGTGATCGGCATGGACTACAACCTCTTCGTCCGCCATTCGATGGGCGTCGAGAACAAGAAGAACAGCGCCGCCTTCGAAGAACGCACGCTTGCAGCCTATCGCGAGGCGTTCGGCAAGGAATACGACGGCGGCCGTGTTCCGCTTCAGCTCGGCTTCCATTTCGTCGAGATGAACGGGGGCGCCTATTGGCGCGCGCTCGACCGCTTCCTGACGGAGACCTGCAGCAGGCCGGATGTCGCCTGTGTCAGCTATGCCGAGGCGCTTCCCCTTATCGAGAGCGCAAAAAAGAAGGCGGATCGTTCCGCCTTCTGA